The segment GCGCGCCACGCAGAGCCGCGCCCGCCCGCGCCCCTGCGAGACACGTATGCCAAGGCGTTCGTCCAGGTGTTCAACGCGTGGACGTTCGACCCGCGCGTGCGCGAGCTGGTGTTCGACCCTGGGCTCGCGCGCCTGGCGGCGCGGCTGATGGGCGTCTCCAGGCTGCGGCTGTTCTGCGACGAGGTGCTCTACAAAGAGCCCGGCGCAGGGCATACGCCCTGGCATCAGGACCTATCGGCGTGCCCGTTCGAGCCCAACACGGGCATCACGCTCTGGATCCCGCTCTGCGAGGTCAGCGTGGAGATGGGCACGATGTACTTCGCGCGCGGCTCGCATGAAGCGGGCGAGCTCGGGCCGTACGACATCTCCGACGAGACCGACCGCGACCTCGGCGCGTTCGTGCGCGAGCGAGGGCTCGAGTGCGTGGACACCGGGCCGATGCTTCCTGGGGACCTCTCGTTCCACGACGGGTGGATCGTGCATGGCGCGAACGAGAACCGCACCGGGCAGATGCGCGAGGTGATCGTGTTGCACTATTTCCCCGACGGACAGCGCGTGGCTGCGCCGACGAACCCGACGCGCGAGCGTCTGCTCGGCGCGGTGGCGCCGCTCCTGCGGCCGGGGGACCTCGCGGCGTGCGAGCTATGGCCGCGGGTGCCGTGGTAGCGCGCGCCAGCGGAGACCGGGGTGGTCGCGCGGCAGCAGAAGAACCTCGATGAGGCTGGTCGACGGAGACGGCAACTTTTCATCGGGCCTCGGTGCGCTGTGCTAGTCTGCCGCGGCAAGCGCCCCATGCTCAGGTTCCTGGTCCCGTGCATCGTGCTCCTGCTCCTGCCGCGCGTGGCAGGCGCGGTGGAGGCGGGGGGCGCGGCGCGTGGGGTGTGCGCACCGACCGTGGAGGCCTGGATCGCCGCCTGCGCCGACGCCGAGTACCTCGAGCTCGGGGCCTTCGAGTGTTTGTCCGACCGGGTGATCGTGGAGGCCGGAGGCGATGCTGCGCTCCGGTTCGACGTCGCGCGCGACGGGAGCCGCTCCTTTCGGCGCGTGGGCCGGGCTGGGCTCTCCCCGCTGGGCGAGTTCCCCGACTGGAACGCGGAGCCGGAGCCGCGCCGGCGCGCCCTCGACGCCCTTGCCGCGTGCCTCGCGCGGGACGCGACATTCCTCCAGTCCCCCGCGCTCGCCACCCCGGAGAAACCGCCCGCGGCGCCGCCGCCTCCGGAGGTGCCGCCTTCGGATTTCCAGGGACGCACCGTGGCCGCGTGGCCCTCGCTGCTCTTGACCGGCCTCGTCGCCGCGGCGCTCGGGCTCGTCGGGGGATCGCTCTGGCAAAAGCGGCGCGGCTCCGCCCGGACGGTCCCGAGAAACGACGCCGACAGGTCCCAGCGCTTTCAGGCCTCTCCGGTGTCCGTGATCCTTCTGCTCTGCAGCGTCACGCTGGTCGAGGCATGGGCCATCTGCGCAGCGGATCCGGATTTCTTCTTCCCGGACCCGTTCCATTACCTCGTCGTGGGGTCGGCGCTCCTTTTCATCCTCGCCGGGTTCATTCGCTGGCCCCAGGTCCGCCGCGGACTCGTCACGCTGGCGATCGCCGCGCCGCTCGTGATCCTGGCCATGGAATGGCGGCTCTCGGCGGCGGACGTGAACAACCGGCACGTCGCCGCATCGAGTGATGGCCTCCTGCGCTATACGTACCGGCCTGGCTTCCCGATCGAGGAATCCGAGGGCGAGCGAATCGTGGTCACCGAGGATGGGTTATGGGATGTGCCGCACGTCATCCCCAAGCCTCCCGGCGTGCTCCGCGTGGTGGTGCTGGGAGACTCGGTCCCCAATGACCCGTCCATCCCCTTCCGTCGTCGTTTTCCCCGGCAGCTCGAGGCGCTCCTCGCCCAGAAGGCGCCCGCGGGGCAGAAGGTCGAGGTCGTCAACGTCTCCTGCGAGGGATACAACACCGTGCAGGAGGTCCGCCTGCTCGAGCGCGTCGGCCTGCGTTACGAGCCCGATCTGGTGGTGCTCGCATACGTGCTGAACGACCCGTTCTTGCAGAACGGCGGATACCGGCGCATCGGAAACAGCTTCTTCGCGTTCCATTTCGCCAACCTTGTGGTGCGCCGGAAATGCCCCGCCTTCGAGCACATGCACGAGGGGTACACATTCGACCTCGTCGTGCGCGCCTCGCTCTCGCGCCTCCGCTTGCTCGCCGACAAGCATCATTTCCAGGTCCTCGTCGCGCCCCTGCCGCTGGTGGAGCCTTTCGACGATCCGAGCTGCCTCTCCGTCTACGATAAGGTCATCGCAGCGGCGCGGGAGCAGGGCTTCTCCGCCGGGCGCGTGGTCGACGCGTTCCAGGGCGAAGATCACCGAGCGTTCCTCAAGCCCCAGGACGCCCTCGACATCACCCACCCGAATGCCGAGGGGCACGATCGAATGGCACGTCGGCTCGCCGAGCTCGCCGCGCCGCTGGTCCTCGGGCAGGCGACGCCGTGAGCACGCGGATCCTGGGGATCTCGGCGTTTTATCATGACGCCGCGGCGGCGCTGGTCATCGACGGCGAGCTCGTCGCGGCGGCCCAGGAAGAGCGATTCTCGCGTTCGAAGAACGACGAGGCGTTCCCGCGAAGGGCCGTCGCCGCCTGCCTCGCCGAGGCGGGGATTCGGATCGAGGACCTCGATCACGTGGCGTTTTACGAGAAGCCCCTCCTCAAATTCGACCGAATCCTCGAGACCCACCTCTCTCGCGCGCCGTTCACGTTCCCCCAGTTCCGGCGTGGCCTGCCCACCTGGCTCGGGCGCAAGCTGTTCTTGCCCCGCGAGCTCGCAAGCGGCCTCGACGGCCGCTACCGGCGCGCCTTCGTGTTCACCGACCACCACGAGGCCCACGCAGCCGCGGCGTTCTTCCCCTCTCCCTTCGAGGAGGCCGCGATCCTCACGGTGGACGGCGTGGGCGAGTGGTCCACGACGACCCTCGGGTTTGGCCAGAAGAACCGGATCGAGCTCTCCCACGAGCTCCGCTTCCCTCATTCCCTCGGACTACTCTACTCCGCCTTCACCCAGTGGGCGGGCTTCGAGGTGAACACGGGCGAGTACATGTTGATGGGGCTCGCCCCTTATGGCGAGCCCCGCTACGAGGCGCTCATCCGCGAGCGAATGATCGATCTCAAGCCCGACGGGTCGTTCCGCCTCGATATGCGCTATTTCGACTGGCTCGGCGGGCTCACCATGATCTCGCCCGCGTTCGAGCGCCTCTTCGGAGCCCCGGCCCGCGCACCCGGCGCGCCGATCGAGCAGGTGCACAAGGACGTCGCAGCCTCGATCCAGCGCGTCACGGAGGACATCCTCTTGCGCCTCGCACGCACCATCGCCGGGAAGACAGGCGCGAAGAAGCTCTGCCTGGGCGGCGGCTGCGCGCTGAACTCGGTGGCCGTGGGGCGCATCCGGCGGGAAGGCCCCTTCGAGCGGGTCTGGGTGCAGCCCGCCGCGGGCGACGCGGGCAGCGCCGCAGGCGTCGCGCTGTTCGTGTGGCACCAGCTCCTTGACAAACCTCGCGAGGCGCGCGGGGGCGACGCACAACGCGCGTCGCTCCTCGGCCCGGCCCACGACGCGGCCTCGATCCGCGATGCGATCGCGGAGCGGGGGCTCTGCGCACACGAGCTCGACGAGGAGGCGCTCGTCGGGCGTGTGGCGGAGGCGCTCTCCGAGGGGCGGGTCATGGGCTTTTTCCAGGGGAGGATGGAGTTCGGCCCCCGCGCGCTCGGCAGCCGCTCCATCCTGGCCGACCCGCGTGTCGCTGGCATGAAGGACACGATCAACCGGAAGATCAAG is part of the Polyangium spumosum genome and harbors:
- a CDS encoding phytanoyl-CoA dioxygenase family protein is translated as MSETGLVPERDISHEEIERYRSDGYLVLRDVVAAAKVTAFRDAVREVVARHAEPRPPAPLRDTYAKAFVQVFNAWTFDPRVRELVFDPGLARLAARLMGVSRLRLFCDEVLYKEPGAGHTPWHQDLSACPFEPNTGITLWIPLCEVSVEMGTMYFARGSHEAGELGPYDISDETDRDLGAFVRERGLECVDTGPMLPGDLSFHDGWIVHGANENRTGQMREVIVLHYFPDGQRVAAPTNPTRERLLGAVAPLLRPGDLAACELWPRVPW
- a CDS encoding SGNH/GDSL hydrolase family protein, yielding MLRFLVPCIVLLLLPRVAGAVEAGGAARGVCAPTVEAWIAACADAEYLELGAFECLSDRVIVEAGGDAALRFDVARDGSRSFRRVGRAGLSPLGEFPDWNAEPEPRRRALDALAACLARDATFLQSPALATPEKPPAAPPPPEVPPSDFQGRTVAAWPSLLLTGLVAAALGLVGGSLWQKRRGSARTVPRNDADRSQRFQASPVSVILLLCSVTLVEAWAICAADPDFFFPDPFHYLVVGSALLFILAGFIRWPQVRRGLVTLAIAAPLVILAMEWRLSAADVNNRHVAASSDGLLRYTYRPGFPIEESEGERIVVTEDGLWDVPHVIPKPPGVLRVVVLGDSVPNDPSIPFRRRFPRQLEALLAQKAPAGQKVEVVNVSCEGYNTVQEVRLLERVGLRYEPDLVVLAYVLNDPFLQNGGYRRIGNSFFAFHFANLVVRRKCPAFEHMHEGYTFDLVVRASLSRLRLLADKHHFQVLVAPLPLVEPFDDPSCLSVYDKVIAAAREQGFSAGRVVDAFQGEDHRAFLKPQDALDITHPNAEGHDRMARRLAELAAPLVLGQATP
- a CDS encoding SxtJ family membrane protein, which codes for MSTRILGISAFYHDAAAALVIDGELVAAAQEERFSRSKNDEAFPRRAVAACLAEAGIRIEDLDHVAFYEKPLLKFDRILETHLSRAPFTFPQFRRGLPTWLGRKLFLPRELASGLDGRYRRAFVFTDHHEAHAAAAFFPSPFEEAAILTVDGVGEWSTTTLGFGQKNRIELSHELRFPHSLGLLYSAFTQWAGFEVNTGEYMLMGLAPYGEPRYEALIRERMIDLKPDGSFRLDMRYFDWLGGLTMISPAFERLFGAPARAPGAPIEQVHKDVAASIQRVTEDILLRLARTIAGKTGAKKLCLGGGCALNSVAVGRIRREGPFERVWVQPAAGDAGSAAGVALFVWHQLLDKPREARGGDAQRASLLGPAHDAASIRDAIAERGLCAHELDEEALVGRVAEALSEGRVMGFFQGRMEFGPRALGSRSILADPRVAGMKDTINRKIKFREGFRPFAPSVLYEDAPQLFDVAPGEELPYMTHVVPVRKEAAPVLPAVTHVDVSARIQTVDEARHGLYFRLIQAFRARTGCPVLLNTSFNVRGEPIVCAPEDALRCFARTDLDGLVIERFLLLRDEQPPAALAALAASGPAVKRASPVLDRVLRPEDAHPSRRTLMQFALLLVALAVVSGGMVWRGSGDPGDLAAGALAGAALLAATQIPGLGRVMYRAWMALGALLGIVVGPLVLGAIYLVVFAPISLARSLLGHDPLGLRFDRNAESYLSDKSTHRDPRRYLRLY